One segment of Porticoccus hydrocarbonoclasticus MCTG13d DNA contains the following:
- a CDS encoding TraR/DksA family transcriptional regulator: MLTDKQLDHFRDMLEHSRLELRELLNISTEASRTVALDQTMVGRLSRMDALQQQQMSHASRAAYRKRLVAVEQALQSLDDGEYGWCEQCGELIDTRRLEIKPESVLCIGCQQLSETGGA, from the coding sequence ATGTTAACCGATAAACAGTTGGATCATTTCAGGGATATGTTGGAGCATTCGAGGCTCGAACTTCGGGAGTTGCTGAATATATCCACAGAAGCGAGTCGAACCGTGGCCCTCGACCAAACCATGGTCGGCAGGTTATCTAGAATGGATGCACTGCAACAGCAGCAAATGTCCCATGCCAGCAGAGCTGCTTATCGCAAGCGCTTGGTGGCGGTAGAGCAAGCCTTGCAGTCACTGGATGACGGGGAATACGGTTGGTGTGAACAATGCGGCGAGCTGATTGATACCCGACGGCTTGAGATAAAACCTGAATCGGTTCTTTGTATTGGTTGTCAGCAGCTTAGTGAAACCGGGGGAGCCTGA
- a CDS encoding citrate synthase has translation MIDEDKQEKITTKIWREVPEDDNPFAAAACYCAGFDVFGDVLRNASYIDYLHLLFKHEPPTARASKLLEGLALALANPGLRDHSVRAAMCAAVGGSTRASALIASISVGAGNLGGGREVYTAVNCWQTCGTDLAAWEAIIKSPPQEERVDVWIPMEHAPGFDPNGVSCPKPVRQTLAYLAEISEGNSLAWLMQHREKLEAIAGAPLAMSGVAAAAMNDLSLSPEESEILFMLLRLPGAAVHALEQEKLGWRRYPFFGNGLKLMPYDQVSDED, from the coding sequence ATGATTGACGAAGATAAACAGGAAAAGATCACCACCAAAATCTGGCGTGAAGTGCCCGAGGATGACAATCCATTTGCGGCAGCTGCCTGCTATTGCGCCGGCTTTGACGTGTTTGGGGATGTGTTGCGCAATGCCAGCTACATTGATTATCTGCACCTGCTTTTCAAGCACGAGCCGCCCACAGCCCGAGCGTCAAAGCTTCTGGAAGGTCTGGCACTTGCTTTAGCCAATCCGGGGCTGCGCGACCACAGTGTGCGTGCAGCAATGTGTGCCGCTGTGGGAGGGTCTACCCGGGCATCGGCACTGATTGCCTCAATTTCAGTGGGGGCAGGAAACCTGGGTGGTGGCCGCGAAGTTTATACGGCGGTTAACTGTTGGCAGACATGCGGTACGGATCTTGCCGCCTGGGAAGCAATCATTAAATCCCCCCCACAGGAAGAACGAGTTGATGTCTGGATACCGATGGAGCATGCCCCGGGTTTTGATCCAAATGGGGTTAGCTGCCCTAAACCTGTCAGGCAAACCCTGGCGTATCTTGCTGAAATAAGTGAAGGGAATAGCCTTGCCTGGCTGATGCAGCACCGTGAAAAACTTGAAGCTATTGCGGGCGCGCCCCTGGCAATGTCCGGTGTCGCGGCTGCCGCAATGAATGATTTGTCACTTTCCCCTGAAGAATCAGAAATTCTTTTTATGCTGCTTCGGTTGCCCGGCGCTGCAGTACACGCACTTGAGCAGGAAAAACTGGGATGGCGTCGATATCCTTTTTTTGGAAATGGCCTGAAACTTATGCCTTACGATCAAGTGAGCGATGAGGATTGA
- a CDS encoding TrmH family RNA methyltransferase — protein MTQHYNAPAQRGEYLERKRFFDKMLTIYGRKPVLEALEDHNLPCYRLHLAESNQTGGIIAQIIKLAEARGVEIKFHSRQALSRISRNGKQDQGVAADLACPNHLLLEDFLAKPPANNYSLIALDGITNPQNLGMIIRSVTASPCHGLLLPAQGIAAISPLVIKASAGTLFKSRLIHCDNLAEALEALKQQGITCCALSSHGEKTLTDFRPQTPVVYVLGNETEGVSKTVNDCCTAHLRIPMHNGVESLNVAVTAALLAFRESC, from the coding sequence ATGACACAGCATTATAATGCGCCCGCCCAAAGGGGCGAGTATCTCGAGCGGAAGCGTTTCTTTGACAAAATGCTCACCATCTATGGGCGCAAGCCGGTGCTCGAAGCACTCGAAGACCATAATCTTCCCTGTTACCGGCTCCACCTTGCCGAGTCCAATCAGACGGGAGGTATTATTGCCCAAATCATAAAACTGGCCGAAGCCCGGGGCGTGGAGATAAAATTCCACAGCCGTCAGGCCCTGTCGCGTATTTCTCGCAACGGCAAGCAGGATCAGGGCGTGGCAGCAGATCTGGCTTGTCCCAATCACCTCTTGCTGGAAGACTTTCTCGCCAAGCCACCAGCGAACAACTACAGCCTGATTGCGCTGGACGGCATCACCAACCCACAAAATCTCGGCATGATTATCCGCTCGGTTACCGCCAGCCCCTGCCACGGTCTACTGTTACCCGCCCAGGGTATTGCTGCCATTTCTCCGCTGGTCATAAAGGCCAGTGCGGGAACGCTGTTCAAAAGCAGGCTGATTCACTGCGACAACCTGGCAGAGGCGCTTGAGGCACTAAAGCAACAGGGCATCACCTGCTGCGCCCTGTCCTCTCACGGAGAAAAAACACTCACCGATTTCCGTCCGCAAACACCGGTCGTTTATGTGTTGGGTAATGAAACAGAAGGGGTTTCCAAAACCGTTAATGACTGCTGTACAGCCCACCTTCGGATTCCCATGCACAATGGCGTGGAATCATTGAATGTGGCAGTCACTGCAGCCCTGCTGGCTTTTCGGGAATCCTGTTGA
- a CDS encoding YciI family protein, whose protein sequence is MWYAIISQDIKNSLELRLASRPAHLARLEDLKTEGRLLLAGPHPAVDGENPGEAGFSGSLIVAEFESLEAAKKWADTDPYNSAGVYASVMVKPFKKVLP, encoded by the coding sequence ATGTGGTATGCCATTATCAGCCAGGATATAAAAAACAGCCTGGAACTGCGGCTGGCTTCCAGACCTGCTCATCTGGCGAGGCTGGAAGACCTGAAAACGGAAGGCAGATTACTGCTTGCAGGGCCTCATCCTGCTGTAGACGGCGAAAACCCCGGCGAAGCAGGCTTTTCCGGCAGCCTGATCGTGGCAGAATTTGAATCACTGGAAGCTGCAAAAAAATGGGCCGACACCGATCCTTATAACAGTGCTGGAGTCTATGCCAGCGTTATGGTCAAACCATTTAAAAAGGTACTGCCTTGA
- a CDS encoding VC0807 family protein, whose translation MNELSPTPQNTKANNGKSESLLLNLLFNIIIPTLILTKLSGDDYLGTRLAIVVALAFPVIYGLKDFVAARKINFFSALGVVSVFLTGGISLLELDPAYIAIKEALIPAIFGLATIVSLKTPYPLVKTFLYNDKILQTDRVAAALTEKGNGLHFEKCLSNASWMVAGSFFLSSLLNYMLATLLITAQPGTVEFNDQLGKMTALSFPVIALPAMLVLMGALFYLFRGITKLTGLSLEDVIHHHDKKGK comes from the coding sequence ATGAACGAGCTGTCCCCAACACCCCAAAACACTAAAGCCAATAACGGCAAAAGTGAAAGTCTGCTTCTGAACCTGCTATTCAACATCATCATTCCCACGTTAATTCTGACCAAACTCAGTGGTGACGACTACCTCGGCACCCGGCTCGCTATTGTGGTGGCGCTGGCGTTCCCCGTCATCTACGGACTAAAGGACTTTGTTGCTGCAAGAAAAATCAATTTCTTCTCCGCACTGGGGGTGGTCAGTGTTTTTTTGACGGGCGGAATCAGTCTTCTTGAACTGGACCCGGCCTATATCGCCATAAAAGAAGCGCTTATTCCCGCCATATTCGGGCTGGCCACCATTGTCTCCCTGAAAACGCCCTACCCTCTGGTAAAAACGTTTCTATACAATGACAAAATACTCCAGACAGATCGTGTAGCCGCTGCGCTGACAGAAAAGGGCAATGGCCTGCATTTCGAGAAGTGTCTATCCAATGCTTCCTGGATGGTAGCCGGGTCCTTCTTCCTTTCATCACTACTGAATTATATGCTGGCCACACTGCTGATCACCGCACAGCCGGGTACAGTTGAATTTAACGATCAACTGGGCAAAATGACGGCGTTGAGTTTTCCGGTCATTGCTCTTCCAGCCATGCTGGTGTTGATGGGAGCACTATTTTATCTCTTCAGAGGGATTACCAAACTGACCGGTTTATCCCTTGAAGATGTTATCCACCACCACGACAAAAAAGGGAAGTGA
- a CDS encoding peptidylprolyl isomerase: MKHLIAAAILLLSTMVSFAASNEPVQVLLKTSMGDIQLALDPQKSPTTVANFIQLLKNKHYDGLIFHRVIQGFMIQAGGFNEYMSPREPNSKPIKNESYNGLKNHRGTVAMARTSDPNSARAQFFINLDDNWNLDKTPQNPGYAVFGKVTKGMEVVDKIARVPVGKSGPHDDVPRQPVRIIEAALLDTQ, from the coding sequence ATGAAACACCTCATCGCAGCAGCGATATTACTGTTAAGCACAATGGTCTCATTTGCAGCTTCCAATGAACCCGTACAGGTCCTGTTAAAAACCAGCATGGGCGATATTCAGCTGGCACTGGACCCGCAAAAATCACCAACGACCGTCGCCAACTTCATCCAGCTCCTGAAAAACAAACATTATGACGGCCTGATTTTTCATCGGGTCATACAGGGCTTTATGATTCAGGCTGGCGGCTTCAATGAGTACATGAGCCCCAGGGAACCCAACAGCAAACCGATCAAAAATGAGTCCTATAATGGACTCAAAAATCACAGGGGCACGGTAGCCATGGCGAGAACATCCGACCCCAATAGTGCCAGGGCCCAGTTTTTTATCAACCTTGACGACAATTGGAATCTGGATAAAACCCCGCAGAATCCGGGTTATGCGGTATTTGGAAAAGTGACCAAAGGCATGGAGGTGGTAGACAAAATTGCCCGTGTCCCGGTCGGCAAATCAGGCCCCCACGATGATGTCCCAAGGCAACCAGTGCGGATTATTGAAGCAGCCCTGCTGGATACCCAATAA
- a CDS encoding TIGR04211 family SH3 domain-containing protein has translation MNSSQPLETVMLKIMRLLSIAVLVLLASPVNAETIYVSDEYTVPLRSSPCARCAILHRGIKSGTGMTLVETNGEGWTHVTTASGLDGWMPSQYLQKEPVARDLVERMKSQLASAEKKVQQLTEKLAQLEEENAQSLSELNHLKEANDEVSSELSSIKKMSANAISMNAQNQELLERNGILQNEIDVLKAANHQLESSERNTWFLYGALAVLMGSMLTVILPRLKRRKRFSEWG, from the coding sequence TTGAACTCATCACAGCCGTTAGAGACAGTTATGCTCAAAATCATGCGACTACTTTCAATAGCAGTATTAGTGCTGCTCGCAAGCCCGGTCAATGCGGAGACAATTTATGTCTCCGACGAATATACAGTTCCATTGCGCTCCTCACCGTGCGCAAGGTGTGCCATCCTGCACCGTGGCATTAAAAGCGGCACCGGCATGACACTGGTGGAAACCAACGGTGAGGGCTGGACACATGTCACTACGGCAAGTGGACTTGATGGCTGGATGCCATCCCAATATCTACAGAAAGAACCTGTTGCACGTGACCTGGTCGAACGTATGAAAAGCCAGCTGGCCTCCGCTGAGAAAAAAGTTCAGCAACTGACAGAAAAGCTAGCACAGCTCGAGGAAGAGAACGCCCAATCGCTGTCCGAGCTTAATCACCTGAAAGAGGCGAATGACGAAGTCAGCAGCGAACTATCGTCTATCAAGAAAATGTCTGCCAATGCCATTTCAATGAATGCACAGAATCAGGAACTGCTGGAGCGCAACGGGATATTGCAAAATGAAATCGATGTATTGAAAGCCGCCAATCATCAACTGGAGAGTAGCGAAAGAAACACCTGGTTCCTCTATGGCGCCCTCGCAGTGCTAATGGGATCAATGCTAACCGTCATCCTGCCCAGGTTAAAAAGGCGCAAACGATTCTCGGAGTGGGGATAA
- a CDS encoding pyridoxine 5'-phosphate synthase: protein MGIALSVNLNKIALIRNSREGNYPDLIEHARACVNHGANGITVHPRPDQRHVRPGDVLQLAELLKPLPEIEFNVEGNPFAAQRGDYPGLTSLAEATLPDQCTLVPDTDHQLTSDHGFDLTQTADKLLPVIEKLKSLKIRVSLFMDPIPEQIELAKQLGADRIELYTGPYAAAWNSSDPKTLENLYQQHRQAALLASELGLGVNAGHDLNLDNLPRFSTIPGLKEVSIGHALIVDAITLGLAEAVKAYKAILEATTRIQKTR, encoded by the coding sequence ATGGGTATCGCTCTCAGCGTCAACCTCAATAAAATTGCCCTGATTCGCAACTCCCGTGAAGGGAACTACCCGGATCTGATTGAACATGCCAGGGCCTGTGTCAACCATGGCGCGAACGGCATTACGGTGCACCCCAGACCGGACCAGCGCCATGTCCGACCCGGAGATGTATTGCAACTGGCCGAGCTGCTCAAGCCATTACCTGAAATTGAATTCAATGTTGAGGGCAACCCGTTTGCAGCCCAGAGGGGCGACTACCCGGGCCTAACTTCACTGGCAGAAGCAACGCTACCCGACCAGTGCACACTGGTGCCGGATACGGATCACCAGCTCACCTCTGATCACGGTTTTGACTTGACTCAAACAGCTGACAAACTCTTACCGGTGATCGAAAAACTGAAGTCCCTTAAAATCCGGGTCAGCCTGTTTATGGACCCCATTCCTGAACAGATTGAGCTCGCAAAACAACTCGGTGCGGACCGTATCGAACTGTATACCGGCCCCTATGCCGCAGCCTGGAACAGCAGTGATCCGAAAACACTGGAAAACCTGTATCAACAGCACAGGCAAGCGGCGTTACTGGCCTCGGAACTCGGCCTGGGCGTTAATGCCGGACACGATCTCAACCTGGACAACCTGCCCAGGTTCTCGACCATTCCCGGCCTGAAAGAAGTCTCAATCGGTCACGCGTTGATTGTGGATGCGATTACTCTAGGGTTGGCAGAAGCCGTCAAAGCCTACAAAGCCATTCTTGAGGCGACAACAAGGATCCAGAAGACCAGGTAA
- a CDS encoding TonB-dependent receptor plug domain-containing protein translates to MKKMIFAPFLIMASLTIIADESVADSDLELMSLYGGEEFISIATGVTQPIAKAPAVASVVTAEEIEKIGARDIDDVLETIPGLHVAKDSTGYNPIYTFRGIYAGLNPQVLMLINGIPITNLFQGDRNLVWGGMPVQSISRIEVIRGPGSALYGADAFAGVINIVTHEANGEEHFEAGARYGTFNTKDFWVSKGGSIGDLKFYGILEGQKTDGFNEKIKADAQSLWDMFGGTNASLAPGSVNTQRENYDARLELVYKNLTLRGGLQSRNNAGDGVGAAQALAENNRLSSQRFNTDLTYDNKAIIKDLSLKVQASYLHTTQEVEGDLVLYPAGSTGPFFDEFGVPIFPGGFPDGVIGSPEVYERHSRLNISSFYTGIDKHEVGFGTGYYYGDLYKVKESKNFGINPSTGFPIMPGDPVVDVSDTPFVFLEEDERENSYFFLQDIWQFANDWELTAGVRYDHYSDFGDTVNPRFALVWSTTRKLTTKLIYGEAFRAPSFVQTRAINNPLLLGNPTLDPEELKSYEIAFDYRPNYDLILNVNAFYYEWDDIIQFVSDPGGSTSTAQNAGEQTGHGMEFEARWSATERLKLIGNFAWQKSKDRNLDTDAANSPEKQLYAQMDWQFSEHWNLNLQANWVMDRNRAGGDARSDIDNYALVDMTLRRKSLWRGIDVALIVKNLFDEDAREPSPNSDFGAFIPDDLPLAGQTIMAEIRYNY, encoded by the coding sequence ATGAAAAAAATGATATTTGCGCCATTCTTGATAATGGCTTCGTTAACAATTATTGCTGATGAGTCAGTGGCTGACTCCGACCTGGAGTTGATGTCCCTGTATGGTGGAGAAGAATTTATCAGTATTGCCACCGGGGTGACCCAGCCAATCGCCAAGGCCCCCGCCGTTGCCTCCGTTGTTACCGCAGAAGAAATAGAAAAAATCGGCGCACGCGATATCGATGATGTGCTGGAAACCATACCCGGGTTGCATGTGGCGAAAGATAGTACAGGTTATAACCCGATCTATACCTTTCGTGGAATATATGCAGGCCTTAATCCCCAGGTTTTAATGTTGATTAATGGCATCCCGATTACCAACCTGTTTCAAGGAGACAGAAACCTTGTCTGGGGTGGTATGCCAGTTCAGTCGATATCCCGAATCGAAGTGATCAGAGGACCGGGGTCGGCCCTGTATGGCGCAGATGCCTTTGCCGGTGTCATCAATATTGTCACCCACGAGGCCAATGGGGAGGAGCATTTTGAGGCCGGAGCCCGGTACGGTACGTTTAATACCAAGGACTTCTGGGTCAGTAAAGGTGGCTCGATAGGAGATCTGAAATTTTATGGCATCCTGGAGGGGCAAAAAACCGACGGTTTTAACGAAAAAATAAAAGCGGACGCACAGTCCCTCTGGGATATGTTTGGCGGTACCAATGCCTCATTGGCACCGGGTTCCGTGAACACCCAACGCGAAAACTATGATGCCCGATTGGAATTGGTCTATAAAAATCTGACGCTTCGTGGCGGACTGCAGTCACGGAATAATGCGGGTGATGGCGTTGGTGCTGCGCAGGCGCTGGCAGAAAATAACCGGCTTTCTAGCCAAAGATTCAACACTGACCTGACCTATGACAATAAAGCGATAATCAAGGATCTCTCTTTAAAGGTTCAGGCCAGTTACTTGCACACTACCCAGGAAGTGGAGGGCGATCTGGTGCTTTACCCGGCGGGATCAACCGGGCCGTTTTTTGATGAATTTGGGGTGCCGATTTTTCCGGGTGGCTTTCCGGACGGTGTGATTGGTAGCCCGGAAGTCTATGAGCGTCACTCCAGACTGAATATATCCAGTTTTTATACGGGAATAGATAAACACGAGGTTGGTTTTGGCACGGGTTATTACTACGGTGACCTTTACAAGGTAAAAGAGTCAAAAAACTTTGGTATCAATCCGTCTACCGGCTTCCCCATTATGCCTGGGGACCCGGTGGTGGATGTGAGCGACACACCCTTTGTTTTCCTCGAAGAAGATGAGCGCGAAAACAGCTACTTCTTTTTGCAGGATATCTGGCAGTTTGCAAACGATTGGGAGCTTACCGCAGGCGTTCGCTATGATCACTACTCGGATTTTGGTGATACAGTAAACCCGCGTTTTGCACTGGTCTGGTCCACCACCAGAAAGCTGACTACCAAGCTTATTTATGGTGAAGCCTTCAGAGCTCCTTCCTTTGTTCAAACACGGGCAATTAACAACCCGCTTCTTCTGGGGAACCCAACACTGGATCCCGAAGAATTGAAAAGTTACGAAATTGCCTTTGACTATCGTCCGAATTACGACCTGATACTCAACGTTAATGCGTTTTATTATGAATGGGACGATATTATTCAGTTTGTCTCCGATCCCGGTGGCAGTACCAGCACGGCCCAAAACGCGGGTGAGCAAACCGGACACGGTATGGAGTTTGAGGCACGCTGGAGCGCAACAGAGCGACTCAAACTGATTGGTAATTTTGCCTGGCAGAAATCTAAAGACAGAAATCTCGATACAGACGCTGCAAACTCGCCGGAAAAGCAACTTTATGCTCAGATGGATTGGCAGTTTTCCGAGCATTGGAATCTGAACCTGCAGGCGAACTGGGTCATGGATCGAAATCGTGCAGGGGGAGATGCCCGTTCCGACATTGATAATTATGCCCTGGTCGATATGACACTGCGTCGCAAGTCCCTGTGGAGGGGGATAGATGTGGCGTTGATTGTCAAAAATCTCTTTGATGAAGATGCCCGTGAACCCAGCCCAAATTCGGATTTTGGTGCTTTTATACCCGACGATCTACCATTGGCGGGTCAGACTATCATGGCTGAAATACGTTATAACTATTAG
- a CDS encoding ABC transporter substrate binding protein, which yields MKQLFLNSSVFASRSFFTAVMLFLMLFLSGLSSHTVSAELLVLYPEIRAPFSKIFEDISAGAQEEFRGRTTLVSLDENEVALPIVKANRPDVILALGQRSVLSLELEKNQVPVVLGAVNDARYPFPGILMIPDSKVILEKLIMLSPAVKRVHVVKKTPGEDIQLRGASEFLASQGKELIIHQGADIREAAAIYAELTKHASAGDAVWILQDGSFVNSAILSMLLDVAWKKNLVVFSSNPLHVKHGALFAVYPDNRKMGASLANLANRMLTSDVDQTMSPLQDVLLAVNERTGNHLGLSLSSKLRDEVNLLLPAR from the coding sequence ATGAAACAACTTTTTCTTAACTCTTCTGTATTTGCCAGCCGCTCGTTTTTTACAGCGGTTATGCTGTTTTTGATGCTATTTTTATCGGGTTTGAGTAGCCATACAGTCAGTGCTGAGCTGCTCGTTCTCTATCCGGAGATTCGTGCTCCGTTTTCAAAAATTTTTGAAGATATTTCAGCCGGCGCACAAGAGGAATTCCGGGGGCGAACAACGCTCGTTTCTCTGGACGAAAATGAGGTTGCCTTACCCATTGTTAAAGCTAATCGTCCCGATGTCATATTGGCTCTGGGCCAGAGAAGTGTGTTGAGCCTGGAATTGGAAAAAAATCAGGTGCCCGTCGTGTTGGGGGCTGTAAATGATGCACGATATCCGTTTCCGGGAATTTTAATGATTCCCGATTCAAAGGTTATTCTGGAGAAACTGATTATGTTGTCTCCCGCCGTCAAGCGGGTTCATGTGGTAAAAAAAACCCCGGGAGAAGATATTCAACTGCGTGGAGCCAGTGAGTTCCTGGCCAGTCAGGGGAAAGAGTTGATTATTCATCAGGGGGCAGATATTAGAGAGGCCGCTGCTATCTATGCGGAATTAACGAAGCATGCTAGCGCGGGTGATGCTGTCTGGATTTTGCAGGATGGCTCTTTTGTGAATAGCGCCATTTTATCGATGTTGTTGGATGTGGCATGGAAAAAAAATCTGGTGGTGTTTTCCTCGAATCCACTGCATGTGAAACACGGCGCTCTGTTTGCCGTTTACCCGGATAACCGAAAAATGGGTGCAAGCCTCGCCAACCTTGCGAATAGAATGCTCACCAGCGATGTCGATCAGACGATGAGCCCGCTTCAGGATGTACTGCTGGCAGTTAATGAGCGGACAGGAAATCACTTGGGGCTCTCTCTTTCTTCCAAGCTCAGGGACGAAGTCAATCTATTGTTGCCGGCCAGGTAA
- a CDS encoding thiamine pyrophosphate-binding protein encodes MGALGISEKPKQQLQADAEFGDLLIAYLEQLGVEYIFGIPGGAIEPLYNALARSERRGGPRAVIARHETGAAFMADGYARNTGKLGVCCATTGPGATNLITGVASAYENNIPMLVITAQTALSTFGRGAFQESSCTGINTVGLFEHCTRYNTLVSHVEQFESKLATAVMTAFQSPSGPVHLSVPLDVMRAVTQTKTPAYNLSDLLERPSLIDDLAVDKLYEEIISAKNPVFLVGDEASEAIGSILSLAVEVGARLLVTPHGKGLVSPYHPLFRGVIGFAGHSSAKEVLVDKSVDLVVAIGASLGEWATDGWDTKWLLTKRMIHVESAEVNFTRSPMAKLHVRGRLSSIFERLVSRYEGDCRVKLHAIDAGVPNKTHVEDVEHERYFTIDDEEGYLSNASPIKPQRLMRELSNLFPPNTRYLADTGASFAWATHYLHPYDRRLAGKRDAHGGLFRAALEFASMGWAIGSSIGTALARPGNPVVCITGDGSVLMNGQEITVATQEKLPVVFVVLNDGGYGMVKHGQRLTGAENIGTEIPETDFAAFAKAMGVESHVINSPDDLLSLDIAVICNRQGPTLLDVRIDRDEVPPISVRTSLIAQ; translated from the coding sequence ATGGGCGCTCTCGGGATAAGTGAAAAGCCGAAGCAGCAACTGCAAGCGGATGCAGAGTTTGGGGATCTGTTGATAGCCTACCTGGAACAACTGGGGGTGGAATATATATTTGGTATTCCTGGTGGAGCTATCGAGCCTCTCTATAATGCGTTAGCACGAAGTGAACGCCGGGGTGGCCCCCGTGCGGTTATTGCCAGGCATGAAACCGGCGCTGCCTTTATGGCCGACGGCTATGCGCGAAATACCGGCAAGTTGGGTGTATGTTGCGCAACCACCGGGCCCGGCGCCACCAACCTGATTACAGGTGTGGCTTCAGCTTATGAAAACAATATCCCGATGTTGGTGATTACAGCTCAGACTGCACTGTCTACATTTGGACGAGGCGCATTTCAGGAATCATCCTGTACAGGTATCAATACAGTCGGACTGTTTGAGCACTGTACCCGCTACAATACCCTTGTGTCTCATGTTGAGCAGTTTGAAAGCAAGTTGGCAACTGCTGTCATGACAGCCTTCCAATCCCCCTCCGGCCCGGTTCATCTCAGTGTGCCCCTTGACGTTATGCGGGCTGTGACCCAGACCAAAACACCGGCCTATAATCTCTCTGATTTACTGGAACGTCCGTCATTAATAGATGATCTTGCTGTCGATAAGCTCTATGAGGAGATTATCTCTGCAAAGAATCCGGTATTTCTCGTTGGTGATGAAGCCAGTGAAGCCATTGGCAGTATATTGAGCCTGGCTGTCGAAGTTGGTGCGCGATTATTGGTTACTCCGCACGGCAAAGGGTTGGTGAGCCCGTACCACCCCCTTTTTCGTGGGGTGATTGGTTTTGCCGGACATAGTAGTGCGAAAGAGGTTTTAGTGGATAAGTCTGTTGATCTCGTGGTCGCAATTGGAGCAAGTTTAGGCGAGTGGGCAACAGATGGATGGGATACAAAATGGTTGCTAACCAAACGTATGATTCATGTGGAGTCTGCCGAAGTTAATTTTACTCGCAGCCCTATGGCCAAGTTGCATGTGCGTGGCCGCCTTTCTTCAATTTTTGAGCGGCTGGTTTCACGCTATGAAGGTGACTGCAGGGTTAAGCTGCATGCAATCGATGCGGGCGTACCCAATAAAACTCATGTTGAAGATGTTGAGCATGAGCGCTATTTCACTATTGACGATGAAGAGGGCTATCTTTCCAATGCTTCCCCTATCAAACCTCAACGGTTGATGAGAGAGTTATCCAACCTGTTTCCTCCCAATACGCGCTATCTTGCGGATACGGGCGCGAGCTTTGCCTGGGCGACACATTACCTTCACCCCTATGACCGCCGACTTGCTGGTAAACGAGATGCCCATGGAGGACTATTTCGTGCAGCACTGGAATTTGCCTCTATGGGTTGGGCGATAGGTAGTTCTATTGGTACAGCCTTGGCCAGACCGGGTAATCCCGTCGTATGCATCACGGGTGACGGCAGTGTTCTGATGAATGGGCAAGAAATCACAGTTGCCACACAGGAAAAGTTACCGGTGGTTTTTGTCGTGCTCAATGATGGGGGTTACGGTATGGTAAAGCATGGACAGAGGCTTACCGGTGCAGAAAATATTGGTACTGAAATACCTGAGACCGATTTTGCTGCATTTGCCAAGGCGATGGGCGTTGAGTCTCATGTCATCAATTCACCGGACGACCTGTTGTCACTGGATATCGCCGTGATTTGTAATCGACAGGGCCCCACGTTGCTCGATGTCAGAATAGATAGAGATGAGGTCCCACCTATCAGCGTCCGAACCAGTTTGATTGCACAATAA